One genomic region from Chelonia mydas isolate rCheMyd1 chromosome 25, rCheMyd1.pri.v2, whole genome shotgun sequence encodes:
- the TMEM38A gene encoding trimeric intracellular cation channel type A, producing MELAGALQLGELAAAFARVPVFPLFDLGYFIVSILCLTSEPGAIEMSHRSPVASWLCAMLHCFGSYILADLLLGEAPIDYFSNNSSVLLATAVWYLIFFCPMNLFYKCVSFLPVKLIFVAMKEVVRVRKIAVGVHHAHHHYHHGWFIMVVIGWVKGSGIALVSNFEQLLRGVWKPETNEILHMTFPTKASLYGAILFTLQQSHWLPISKANLIFFFTMFMMVCKVFMTATHSHTSPFAPIEGFICPVLFGSVSNGYNNHHDHHEDSHDTSSPAKSKEELNEGTRKRKAKKAE from the exons ATGGAGCTAGCGGGGGCCCTGCAGCTCGGGGAGCTGGCGGCCGCCTTCGCCCGGGTGCCGGTCTTCCCGCTCTTCGACCTGGGCTACTTCATCGTCTCCATCCTCTGCCTCACGTCCGAGCCAG GAGCCATTGAGATGTCCCATCGGAGCCCTGTTGCCTCATGGCTTTGTGCTATGCTTCATTGCTTTGGAAGTTATATTCTTGCTGATCTATTACTTGGGGAAGCTCCTATTGATTATTTCAGCAATAACTCTAGTGTGCTCCTGGCCACGGCAGTATG GTATTTGATTTTCTTCTGCCCCATGAACCTCTTCTACAAGTGTGTCAGCTTCCTGCCTGTGAAGCTCATCTTTGTGGCAATGAAGGAGGTGGTTAGAGTTCGTAAAATTGCTGTTGGGGTCCACCATGCACACCACCATTACCACCATGGGTGGTTCATTATGGTGGTTATTGGATGGGTCAAAG GTTCTGGCATTGCCTTGGTGTCTAATTTTGAGCAGCTGCTGCGCGGAGTCTGGAAGCCAGAAACAAATGAAATTCTTCATATGACCTT CCCAACAAAAGCCAGTCTGTATGGAGCAATCCTCTTCACCCTGCAGCAGTCTCACTGGCTCCCCATCTCTAAAGCCAACCTCATCTTCTTCTTCACCATGTTTATGATGGTTTGCAAG GTGTTTATGACTGCAACTCACTCACATACCTCGCCGTTTGCTCCAATAGAAGGCTTCATCTGCCCAGTACTCTTTGGCTCTGTTTCTAATGGGTACAACAATCACCATGACCACCATGAGGATTCCCATGATACTTCCTCTCCTGCGAAATCTAAGGAGGAGCTGAACGAAGGCACACGGAAACGGAAAGCAAAAAAGGCTGAATAA
- the SMIM7 gene encoding small integral membrane protein 7, giving the protein MIGDLLLCGTLLMNAGAVLNFRLKKKDAQGFGEESREPTTGDNIREFLLSLRYFRIFIALWNIFMMFCMIVLFGS; this is encoded by the exons ATGATCGGGGACCTGCTGCTCTGCGG GACGCTGCTGATGAACGCCGGCGCCGTGTTAAACTTCAGGCT GAAGAAGAAAGACGCTCAGGGCTTCGGTGAAGAGTCTAGGGAGCCAACTACGG GTGACAATATCAGGGAGTTCTTGTTGAGTCTCAGGTACTTTCGAATCTTCATTGCCTTGTGGAACATCTTCATGATGTTTTGCATGATTGT GTTATTTGGATCTTGA